A genomic stretch from Festucalex cinctus isolate MCC-2025b chromosome 13, RoL_Fcin_1.0, whole genome shotgun sequence includes:
- the p2ry1 gene encoding P2Y purinoceptor 1, producing MTSDLNLSSLLNASELHNQSRGCSLTKTGFQFYYLPTVYILVFIAGLLGNSLAIWMFVCHMRPWSSISVYMFNLALADFCYVLSLPFLIFYYFNKTDWIFGDALCRLQRFIFHVNLYGSILFLTCISVHRYTGVVHPLESLGRLKKKSAVVTSALVWAAVVLAASPILYYSRTGAKRNATTCYDTTTEDELPAYFIYSMTLTVFGFCIPFVIIFCCYGMIVKALICNDMNNAPLRQKSIHLVIIVLAVFAVSYLPFHVMKNLNMRARLYFQSPAMCDFNNRVYATYQVTRGLASLNSCVDPVLYFLAGDTFRRKLSRATRKPSRKGENAPQSKSEETALNSLAEYVENGEQRM from the coding sequence ATGACCTCCGACCTCAACCTGAGCTCCCTGCTGAACGCGAGCGAGCTGCACAACCAGTCGCGAGGATGCTCGCTCACCAAGACGGGCTTCCAGTTCTACTACCTGCCCACCGTCTACATCCTGGTGTTCATCGCGGGCCTGCTGGGCAACAGCCTGGCCATCTGGATGTTCGTGTGCCACATGCGGCCGTGGAGCAGCATCTCCGTCTACATGTTCAACCTGGCGCTGGCCGACTTCTGCTACGTGCTCTCGCTGCCCTTCCTGATCTTCTACTACTTCAACAAGACCGACTGGATCTTCGGCGACGCGCTGTGCCGGCTGCAGCGCTTCATCTTCCACGTCAACCTGTACGGCAGCATCCTGTTCCTCACCTGCATCAGCGTGCACCGCTACACCGGCGTGGTGCACCCGCTCGAGTCGCTGGGCCGGCTCAAGAAGAAGAGCGCCGTGGTCACCAGCGCGCTGGTGTGGGCGGCGGTGGTCCTCGCCGCCTCGCCCATCCTCTACTACTCGCGGACGGGCGCCAAGCGCAACGCCACCACCTGCTACGACACCACCACCGAGGATGAGCTGCCCGCTTATTTCATCTACAGCATGACCTTGACCGTCTTCGGCTTCTGCATCCCCTTCGTCATCATCTTCTGCTGCTACGGCATGATCGTCAAAGCCTTGATTTGCAACGACATGAACAACGCGCCCCTCCGGCAGAAGTCCATCCACTTGGTCATCATCGTCCTGGCCGTCTTCGCCGTCTCCTACCTGCCGTTCCACGTCATGAAGAACCTCAACATGCGAGCCCGGTTGTACTTCCAGAGTCCGGCCATGTGCGACTTTAACAACCGCGTCTACGCCACCTATCAGGTGACCCGCGGATTGGCCAGCCTCAACAGCTGCGTGGACCCCGTCCTCTACTTCCTGGCCGGCGACACCTTCAGGAGGAAGCTGTCGCGGGCCACCAGGAAGCCGTCCAGGAAGGGGGAGAACGCGCCGCAGTCCAAGAGCGAGGAGACGGCGCTCAATAGTCTGGCGGAGTACGTGGAGAACGGCGAGCAGCGGATGTGA